Proteins from one Coregonus clupeaformis isolate EN_2021a chromosome 25, ASM2061545v1, whole genome shotgun sequence genomic window:
- the LOC121539465 gene encoding uncharacterized protein LOC121539465 isoform X1, with protein sequence MAPVGEVMGSWAVSASESFSPEVVVFSLLFLLLSIILLALCTNCGRQSFELHDGGEEVERTQSQLMRVVKLEDDLAARENPMINDIRKDERDFSHIPEDSIPEQLPAEQDGSRFKPSRSHREAPDEQGDSPGALQIANGNPVAMTIISPSPPTTVDIGDLRDVLNFTAELRSIPAPISVVEVDTPLESVPPPVYSGDTLDAPIMNVLHTLVLDAPIVDNLAPVDAPIVNSLEPVDIPIVNDHDRLEAPAEFSSNFIAQLEEEGQVEGEEQGPSLGVRPQHTYEIIGELTPDEPSVEVDLATPGYQTIAELVHESTTQPDDDTTMVTEPTDLASPGYEIKAELVQQSSATTLPDYEPIITTVTDPGEGLDLTSPLSLVEEEEEGLSDRGWNPMYARVSRKLNKCPTPPPVPPPEDEEDEESLPPLPERSGEMEG encoded by the exons ATGGCGCCGGTGGGAGAGGTCATGGGGTCGTGGGCAGTGTCAGCGTCGGAGTCATTCTCTCCAGAGGTCGTTGTGTTCTCtctgctcttcctcctcctctccatcatcCTCCTCGCcctctgcaccaactgtggaAG GCAATCCTTTGAGCTCCACGACGGTGGTGAGGAGGTGGAGAGAACCCAATCACAGCTGATGAGAGTG GTAAAGTTGGAGGATGACCTGGCCGCCAGGGAAAACCCCATGATCAATGACATCAGAAAAGACGAGAGAG ATTTCAGTCACATACCTGAAGACAGTATCCCAGAGCAGCTTCCTGCTGAGCAGGATGGCTCCAGGTTCAAACCCTCAAGGAGCCACAGGGAGGCGCCAGATGAGCAAG GCGATTCTCCAGGTGCCTTGCAGATCGCCAACGGAAACCCTGTGGCCATGACGATTATATCTCCTTCCCCTCCCACCACCGTCGACATCG GTGACTTGAGGGACGTCCTGAACTTCACAGCCGAGCTCCGCTCTATCCCAGCCCCCATATCCGTGGTGGAGGTTGACACCCCCCTCGAGTCTGTACCCCCTCCTGTCTATTCAGGGGACACCCTGGACGCCCCCATCATGAATGTACTTCACACCCTGGTGCTGGATGCCCCCATCGTGGACAATCTTGCACCTGTGGATGCCCCCATTGTGAACAGCCTTGAACCTGTTGATATCCCCATCGTGAATGACCATGACCGCCTGGAGGCCCCGGCAGAATTCAGCTCCAACTTTATCGCTCAGCTTGAAGAAGAGGGTCAGGTGGAGGGTGAGGAGCAGGGGCCTTCCTTGGGGGTCCGACCCCAGCACACCTATGAGATCATTGGGGAGCTCACTCCTGATGAACCCTCTGTGGAAGTGGACCTGGCAACCCCAGGCTATCAAACCATAGCTGAACTGGTCCACGAATCAACCACACAGCCTGACGATGACACAACCATGGTCACAGAGCCAACGGACCTGGCAAGCCCAGGCTATGAGATCAAAGCTGAACTGGTCCAGCAATCGAGCGCAACCACACTGCCTGATTATGAGCCaataataactacagtaacagacccGGGGGAGGGGCTTGACCTGACAAGCCCACTCTcattggtggaggaggaagaggagggtttgAGTGACAGGGGGTGGAATCCAATGTATGCCAGGGTGAGCAGGAAGCTTAATAAGTGCCCTACCCCACCCCCTGTGCCTCCACCAGAGGACGAGGAAGACGAGGAATCTTTACCTCCATTACCGGAAAgaagtggagagatggagggatga
- the LOC121539465 gene encoding uncharacterized protein LOC121539465 isoform X2, producing the protein MINDIRKDERDFSHIPEDSIPEQLPAEQDGSRFKPSRSHREAPDEQGDSPGALQIANGNPVAMTIISPSPPTTVDIGDLRDVLNFTAELRSIPAPISVVEVDTPLESVPPPVYSGDTLDAPIMNVLHTLVLDAPIVDNLAPVDAPIVNSLEPVDIPIVNDHDRLEAPAEFSSNFIAQLEEEGQVEGEEQGPSLGVRPQHTYEIIGELTPDEPSVEVDLATPGYQTIAELVHESTTQPDDDTTMVTEPTDLASPGYEIKAELVQQSSATTLPDYEPIITTVTDPGEGLDLTSPLSLVEEEEEGLSDRGWNPMYARVSRKLNKCPTPPPVPPPEDEEDEESLPPLPERSGEMEG; encoded by the exons ATGATCAATGACATCAGAAAAGACGAGAGAG ATTTCAGTCACATACCTGAAGACAGTATCCCAGAGCAGCTTCCTGCTGAGCAGGATGGCTCCAGGTTCAAACCCTCAAGGAGCCACAGGGAGGCGCCAGATGAGCAAG GCGATTCTCCAGGTGCCTTGCAGATCGCCAACGGAAACCCTGTGGCCATGACGATTATATCTCCTTCCCCTCCCACCACCGTCGACATCG GTGACTTGAGGGACGTCCTGAACTTCACAGCCGAGCTCCGCTCTATCCCAGCCCCCATATCCGTGGTGGAGGTTGACACCCCCCTCGAGTCTGTACCCCCTCCTGTCTATTCAGGGGACACCCTGGACGCCCCCATCATGAATGTACTTCACACCCTGGTGCTGGATGCCCCCATCGTGGACAATCTTGCACCTGTGGATGCCCCCATTGTGAACAGCCTTGAACCTGTTGATATCCCCATCGTGAATGACCATGACCGCCTGGAGGCCCCGGCAGAATTCAGCTCCAACTTTATCGCTCAGCTTGAAGAAGAGGGTCAGGTGGAGGGTGAGGAGCAGGGGCCTTCCTTGGGGGTCCGACCCCAGCACACCTATGAGATCATTGGGGAGCTCACTCCTGATGAACCCTCTGTGGAAGTGGACCTGGCAACCCCAGGCTATCAAACCATAGCTGAACTGGTCCACGAATCAACCACACAGCCTGACGATGACACAACCATGGTCACAGAGCCAACGGACCTGGCAAGCCCAGGCTATGAGATCAAAGCTGAACTGGTCCAGCAATCGAGCGCAACCACACTGCCTGATTATGAGCCaataataactacagtaacagacccGGGGGAGGGGCTTGACCTGACAAGCCCACTCTcattggtggaggaggaagaggagggtttgAGTGACAGGGGGTGGAATCCAATGTATGCCAGGGTGAGCAGGAAGCTTAATAAGTGCCCTACCCCACCCCCTGTGCCTCCACCAGAGGACGAGGAAGACGAGGAATCTTTACCTCCATTACCGGAAAgaagtggagagatggagggatga